In Rhizobium sp. 11515TR, the DNA window TAGTAGTCCGGAGCAAGCGGATTAAGATCGAGAGCAGTCACAACCTTCTCCAATGCCGCTTTCGGATTGGCGCCATGGGTGAGACTGTCGGCGTGGCTGCAAATGACATCGGCATAGTGCGGGCTCAGGCCCTCGGCATTCGACAAGGCCTCGAGGCTGCCGTCGATATTGCCGCGGTAGAGCCGGGCAACGCCGATTTCCTTGAAGCCTCCGGCAAACTGGTTGTCATCCCGGATTGCATCGGCCGCCATTTTTTCCGCTTGATGCAACAGATCGCCATCGCCGCGCGCCGTCAGAACCCATTCCATCGTCAAGGTTCTGGCAATGCCCGCAAGTGCCGCTGCAAAACCTCGCTCGTGCTCGAGCGCCTCCTTAAAATGCTTGCGCGCGCGGCGGACATTCTGAAGGCTCAGGCGGGACAGGCATTGTACGCCCTCGAGATAGGCAAAATAGGCTTCTGGCTTGCAGCTAAAGTCAGAAACTATATGGTGGAAGGCTCCTACACGCTCGATGATGGAGTGCTGGATCGCAGTGGCGATCGCGTTGCGCTGTTTCGTTATGGCCGCATTGTCCAGCTGGACGCGCGTCGCCCAGACAATTTCGTCGCGCGGCATGAAAATCAGCTGCGCGAAAAGACTGTCGCCCGTCCTCTTCGTATCGAGCGCGTAGACGACATTATGTTGCTTGAGAAGTCCCGCCTTGTCGTTTGAGGAGCGAATCTGTTCAGCGGTATAGGGCGCGACGACGGATACGCTTCGATCGACACAAAGACTGATCGTCAGATCTTCGATGACTGCATTGGCGACCGATCCGGCACGCTCTGAATCCTCCAGGGTCTCGGGGGGAAGCAGAGCGATGCGCGGCACTCCGTTGTCCGCGATCGCAATCGTGTCCTGAGCCGACCGGCCTGAATTCGGATCTCTCGTTACGCTAATCAACTGACTGTAAGAGGTGATTTTTTCGCCGAGCGCGACCCTGACTTCATCATCGGTCTGGTCCCAGTCCAGCAGAAGCATGGCTGCACGCTTCAATTCACCGCGATTTTGAGACAAGGACGGTTGGTTCATCGCCTTGAAGAATTCTGCTCGTAGCTCCCTTGCAAACCGTGCCCGAACATCGCGCACCCAGACAGCCACAGCTCCGGAGCCATTGCCATAAGCCGGTAGAAACGTCTTGGCGACGGCATCGGCGAGGACGCTGAGCCTGGCAACGCCAGGCGCATTTTCGATGCTATCCAGATCGCACCGCAACGCGTTGAAGTTCAAGGTGATGTCCGTCGTGACACCGCCGATTAACGGTTGGGGGGATTTGGACGTCGCAGTCGCCAAACGCAGCAGGGTCGACCTTAAATTGGCGCCGGCGGCCTGAAGATTGCTTGACCAAAGAAAAGCCGCCAGATCTTTCCGTGGCATGGGTTGCCGGCAGTCGTAAAGATAGGCCAGCATGACCAGAGCCTGCCTCGGCACGTTCATGCGATCGCCCATCTCATCATAGAGGGCGCAGCTGCCGAGTGTGGTTAAATGAAATGTCATCTTGCCAAGTCAGCGCTCGTTGTCGGGTTCGGATGATTGCACGAAAGCAAGGATCTTCGCCCGCAAACGCTTGTCCTCGATCCCGGACAAGGCTGTGCGCAGAACGGCCTTATGATGCTTCGCAAGTCGAAAATCGGCCAGCGCCTCCTTGGAGGGAAAAGCGTCGTCCGATGCACTTTCGAAGAAAAATATGACCGGTACAGCGAGGAGTTCTGAAATGCGCAGAAGGCGGCCAGCGCTGATTTTTTCGATGCCGCGTTCGCATCTGTCGAGCTGCAGAGGGCTTATGCGAAGCTTCTCGGCCAGTACATCCTGCGCAATTGACAATTCCTCCCGACGCAATCGGATGCGTAATCCAACCTCGACATCGATTGCATCGGTTTTTTTGTCCATGAGGGAGCCGCCAGAAGAGAAACTGCTTTCATGTTCGCAGGTTTCCCTTGAATTCACAATCTTCCAGCAAGGTACTCAAAGTCAATTTTACACAGTGGCGGGACGTTTCCGATCATCGTATCAAGACCGTAGAGAATACGTTCTTAGCGGTTGCAGCCGCGTCGGCGATATATTATCGCAGCGGTTCCCGGTTGCCGTACGATGTCAGGCGTTGGCGAAAACATCGGTGTCGAGAATTCTCTTCAGCGATCCGATGGCCGAGGCCGGGGTATAGGAGCCGGTCACACCGCCGAGCGACTGCGAACTCACCGAAATATCCCATTCGAGATCCCTGCCGGAGACCGCTATATGGTGCCGCATCGTTTTCGTATCGGGATCGGCGACAACGATGCTGCGGGTATGGTCGAAACCGATGCCCGCAAAGGCAACGGCGGCATGGACATTGACGTTGCGCGGAAACCGCATGCAGGCTTCGCGGGTCGAGCCATCGAAGAGCGTTCCCTTGGCGTCGGCCGGCTGGCCGAGGCTTGCGCCGCTTTTCGTCGTGGTTATCACCACTTTTTCGATTTGCTCACGGCCATCGCGCAGACCATCGAGACCGAGAACGGCGCCGTGCGGAACGAAGAGGCGTCGACCGCTCTTGCTCGCCGCTGCATGCATCGCCGCCTCCACAGTGCGATCCGCCAACGCGGAGCAACTGAATCCGCAGAGGTCCGAATGGGCAAGGATATCCGGTCCAAGCGTACCCAGAAGAGCCGGCATCGCGCATTCGAGCACAAGGTCCGCCTTCCGGTCGAGCGCATGCTCGGCGTCATCCGTGACGAGCGCAGCCATGGCGGCATTCTGCGCATATTTGTTCTTGTCGGATACGAGAATATAAGCGACCTCGACCCCATCGAGGCTGCCGACATAGTCGAACAGGCTTCTGCCAATCATGCCTGCGCCGATAATTCCTATGGTTCTGTATTTCATCATTCCCCCCACATGGATTTCTGAGCCAGCGGTCTCGACGTTCGTCGCAACGCTTCGGCGATTTCGGTTCAACGTCTCGATATCTTCCGGATCTCGGGCACCGAGCGAAGCCTCGACCCAACCCTTATCAAGTTTTGGCCTTATCAAGTTTTGGAGATCCTTCACAGGCCTCGACAAATGCGCGAATGGCTGCAATCCGTGGGCCGGAATTCGCCCACAGCACTCCCATATTGCGAAGCTCGCCATCTTCCATGCGATGTTTTTGCAGCCGCAGTCCCTCCGGCCACGGCGGAGCCCAGTCGGGAACAAGCGCAACGCCCAGTCCGCGGTCGACCAATGCCGCAATGGCATCCAGCGCGTCCAGTTCCGCCCATTCGCGCACGCTGATGTCATGACGGCGGAGATAACGGTCGACGATCTGGCCTCCCCACTGATTGCGGTCATAACGAATGAAGGGCTGCTGCGTAAGCGCCAGATGAAAATCGTGAATTTCCAGCTCCGCGGGCGCCAACAAGACCAGGGGCTCGCGCCGGATGGTCGACCAGCCGAGTGCTTTCGGAATCGGAAATTGTGGCTCGATGATGAGAGCGGCGTCCAGCTCACCTGACAAAACCGCATGGTAGAGGTTCACAGAAGAACCCGGCTGCAGGAAATAGTCGATCTGCCGAAATCGCTCGCTGAGGGCCGCGGTAATCTGAGGGATGAGGCCCGTCATGGCCGTCGCCGTCGCACCGAGGCGAAGCTGCCCGCTCGGGAGATCGCCCGCAGCTATTGCCCGCAGGTCCCTTGCCATGCGCACAAGTGCCGGTCCGTGGCGCTGCACGGCAAGTCCCGCTGCAGTGGGTCGGACCGTGCGCCCCACGCGAGAAACCAATGCCTGCCCGAGCTCCGTCTCCAGCGCCCTCATACGCTGAGCAACCGCCGCCGGCGTCATATTCAAGCGCCGCGCGGCTTCGGCGACCGATCCGCATTCGGCGACGATGAGGAAGCTTTCGAGGAATTTCGTGTCCATAAGATATATTTTCTATCTTCTGAAGAAACTGGCAAGCATATTTTATTGCTTTAGATCCAAGCTATCCTAGCTTTCTAGTCTTACGCCCTTGCCGATCACCCTCGCCGAAAAAAGGAGTTTCAATGACCATTCAAGCCAAATTCGAGCGCATGGGCACCGACGCCGCGCCAGGCCAGGAAGTGCGGCAGCAGGTCGAAGGTATCGAAGCGCTGCTGCGCGGCGAACGGATTGCGGGACGTCAGGTCGATTTTTCCCATGGTGACGTTGATGCGTTTACGCCGACACCAGGCTCTTTCGAAGTCTTCACCGCTGGGGTGGAGGCCGGCGGCAAGCAGGCCTATACCGAATACCGCGGTGATCTCTCGATCCGCGAGCAGCTTGCGTCTAGTCTTGCGAGCTTCACGGGCGCCCCGGTCGACGCCGCCGATGGCATGATTCTGACGCCCGGTACGCAGGGCGCACTGTTCCTCGCCGTCGCCTCCACCGTCGCCCATGGCGACAAGGTTGCGGTGGTTCAGCCGGATTATTTTGCCAACCGCAAGCTGGTGGAATTCTGCGAGGGCCATATGATGCCCATTCAGATGGACTACCTGAATGTCGAAGGGCGCGCGGGTCTCGACCTCGGTCAGCTGGAAGATGCCTTCGCTGATGGGGCGAAAGTTTTCCTGTTTTCTAATCCGAACAACCCCGCTGGCGTCGTTTATTCGCGTGAGGAGATCAAGACGATCGCATCGCTGGCCAGCCGTTATGGCGCAACGGTCATCGTCGACCAGCTTTATTCGCGGCTGCTCTATTCCGGCATCGATTATGCGCATCTGTGCGCGGAAGCCATCGACGCGGAAAACGTCATCACCATCATGGGGCCGTCGAAGACAGAGTCGCTGAGCGGCTACCGTTTGGGCGTCGCCTTCGGCTCGAAGGAGATCATCAACCGGATGGAAAAGCTGCAGGCGATCGTATCTTTGCGCGCCGGGGGCTATAGTCAGGCGGTTTTCCGCACTTGGTTCAACGAACCGCAAGGCTGGATGGATCAGCGCGTGCGCGAACATGAGGCCATTCGGGACGATCTCCTCAGGCTATTTCGCGCAGGCAAGGATATCAAGGTTCGCACCACCGAGGCAGGAAGCTATATCTTCCCGCAATTGCCTCCCCTTGCCGTCGGCGGCAAGGATTTCGTGCGGATCCTCCGGTTGCAGGCAAGCGTCATCGTAACGCCCGGCACCGAGTTCAGCCCCTTCTGCGACAGCAGTGTCCGTCTGAACTTCTCGCAGGACCATGCTGCCGCGGTAGCTGCCGTAGAGCGGCTCGTTTCGCTTGTCGATCGATATCGCGCATGAAACCGGGCTCCGCGATGCAGCAAGAAGGCTCCTTGCTTGTGGATAATATTGAGTCGACAACACGCATCATGAGTTCCGTGCGGAGATCAAAATCCGACCACGCAGTTTTTAAATCGATTTTAAAAAGCGAGATGCAAAGCTAATCGATTTTAATTTGCGTATTAAAAAATTCTTGTTGCGACGCGAAGAAAATCACCCCTAATTGCCTCAGGCTGTTCTGTCCGTTATCAGGAAACGCGCAATGACGATTTCATTTCCGCTTACAGACAAACGTACTGTCGATGAGCTGCTGAAGCACCTGAACGCGCATAAGCTGTTCTGTCCAGGAAACTGCGCCATCACTGTCAAACCCCTCGCCGTGCACGTTTCGTCGTGCCTTTCCTATGCGCTCAGCACCGCTCGGACCGCGTGGTAGACCTGATCGTTCTTCCGTTGAGTCTGTTTCGAGTTTGGGCATCCGAAACCTGACCTCGGCGCAGGCCGCGTTGTGCGCCCACCAGCCTCGGCATCCGCCAGGCATTGTTTGATTCCGTAACGATACACCTCCCGCAGGAGAAAGACATTGATGACGACATTCGAAGCCTATCTCGATGCCCATAAGGGAACATTGTTGAATGAGGACATGGCCGCCATCCTTAGCAATATTGCCGAGGCTACCCGGCAGATTTCGGATAAGCTCAGGAGCTCGTCATTGTCAGGCCTGACGGGCGCAACCGACGCTATCAACGTCCAGGGCGAGACGCAGAAGCCGCTCGATATACTTTCCAACGAGATCATGCTCGAGGCATGCCGTAAATCGCCGGCGGTTGCTTTCGCGGTATCGGAGGAGCTCGACGTCGAAGTGCTCATTCATCACGCTGGCCGATATGCGATGATCTTCGATCCACTCGATGGATCGTCCAATCTCGATGTCAACGTAACGGTCGGAACGATCTTTTCCATCGTCGAGGCTAGCTCCGCGGCTGAGATCCTGAAAAGCGGCCGCAGTCAGCTGGTTGCGGGATACGCAGCTTACGGACCGCAAACCAATCTGGTGCTTGCGATCGGAGATGGCGTACAGATTTTCACGCTCGACCAACACGGCGTCTACGCAATGACGACTGCGGATGCCAAGATCGCTCCGGAAACCAAGGAGTTTGCGATCAACGCGGCACGTCGCCCGTCTTGGGACGACATCATTACCGAATATGTCGACAGGTCCATCAGAACTCCTGGGTACAATATGCGCTGGGTCGGTTCGATGGTTGCCGACACACATCGCATCTTCAACCGCGGCGGAATCTTCCTCTATCCCGCCGATCGAAGCAAGCCCGCTTCCGGCGGTCGCCTGCGTCTACTTTACGAGGCAAATCCGATCGGCTTTCTCGTCGAAGCGGCAGGTGGTTCCGCCATTGCCGGGAAGACCGCGATCCTCGACATCGAACCAACCTCATTGCATCAGCGGGTTCCGGTAATTTTTGGTTCTCGCAAGGAGGTCGAAAAGATCAGTCGGGCGTATTGTGTTGAACGGACCATCGAGACGGTGTAGCAACCGAACGGAATTCCGTTTAAATG includes these proteins:
- a CDS encoding helix-turn-helix domain-containing protein, producing the protein MDKKTDAIDVEVGLRIRLRREELSIAQDVLAEKLRISPLQLDRCERGIEKISAGRLLRISELLAVPVIFFFESASDDAFPSKEALADFRLAKHHKAVLRTALSGIEDKRLRAKILAFVQSSEPDNER
- a CDS encoding aspartate dehydrogenase domain-containing protein, translating into MIGRSLFDYVGSLDGVEVAYILVSDKNKYAQNAAMAALVTDDAEHALDRKADLVLECAMPALLGTLGPDILAHSDLCGFSCSALADRTVEAAMHAAASKSGRRLFVPHGAVLGLDGLRDGREQIEKVVITTTKSGASLGQPADAKGTLFDGSTREACMRFPRNVNVHAAVAFAGIGFDHTRSIVVADPDTKTMRHHIAVSGRDLEWDISVSSQSLGGVTGSYTPASAIGSLKRILDTDVFANA
- a CDS encoding LysR family transcriptional regulator; its protein translation is MDTKFLESFLIVAECGSVAEAARRLNMTPAAVAQRMRALETELGQALVSRVGRTVRPTAAGLAVQRHGPALVRMARDLRAIAAGDLPSGQLRLGATATAMTGLIPQITAALSERFRQIDYFLQPGSSVNLYHAVLSGELDAALIIEPQFPIPKALGWSTIRREPLVLLAPAELEIHDFHLALTQQPFIRYDRNQWGGQIVDRYLRRHDISVREWAELDALDAIAALVDRGLGVALVPDWAPPWPEGLRLQKHRMEDGELRNMGVLWANSGPRIAAIRAFVEACEGSPKLDKAKT
- a CDS encoding pyridoxal phosphate-dependent aminotransferase gives rise to the protein MTIQAKFERMGTDAAPGQEVRQQVEGIEALLRGERIAGRQVDFSHGDVDAFTPTPGSFEVFTAGVEAGGKQAYTEYRGDLSIREQLASSLASFTGAPVDAADGMILTPGTQGALFLAVASTVAHGDKVAVVQPDYFANRKLVEFCEGHMMPIQMDYLNVEGRAGLDLGQLEDAFADGAKVFLFSNPNNPAGVVYSREEIKTIASLASRYGATVIVDQLYSRLLYSGIDYAHLCAEAIDAENVITIMGPSKTESLSGYRLGVAFGSKEIINRMEKLQAIVSLRAGGYSQAVFRTWFNEPQGWMDQRVREHEAIRDDLLRLFRAGKDIKVRTTEAGSYIFPQLPPLAVGGKDFVRILRLQASVIVTPGTEFSPFCDSSVRLNFSQDHAAAVAAVERLVSLVDRYRA
- a CDS encoding class 1 fructose-bisphosphatase, with translation MTTFEAYLDAHKGTLLNEDMAAILSNIAEATRQISDKLRSSSLSGLTGATDAINVQGETQKPLDILSNEIMLEACRKSPAVAFAVSEELDVEVLIHHAGRYAMIFDPLDGSSNLDVNVTVGTIFSIVEASSAAEILKSGRSQLVAGYAAYGPQTNLVLAIGDGVQIFTLDQHGVYAMTTADAKIAPETKEFAINAARRPSWDDIITEYVDRSIRTPGYNMRWVGSMVADTHRIFNRGGIFLYPADRSKPASGGRLRLLYEANPIGFLVEAAGGSAIAGKTAILDIEPTSLHQRVPVIFGSRKEVEKISRAYCVERTIETV